The following are encoded together in the Plasmodium knowlesi strain H genome assembly, chromosome: 8 genome:
- a CDS encoding KIR protein: MVQGKSSLPSAQIYEELNKAKDTHSDVAIRDAERSSLSSPLGGEDKVLSVLAAWKYVAQKKKGEGNNQEFGKYCNFFYYWLGDKIPSSVDAIFTFANTMGTVYGVLMKSGIENGCPIINTSYNITREIFTKRKKVFDYYEDYQTIFDQLPGGQNWCGTDYKEYMETLSEVYQDAIANCGNDSSDPCCAKYNSENIGSNKYKELLGKDCTAAASVAGRELSGLQGTSTIVSTDSTTSIPGAVGGGLVSVALPTIGFFLYKYTNIFDGIKKSLFGGSNRNRGRRSTGRHQHFDGLDSSTMGDDSSTLGDDGSTTLGGGGGESSTLGGSSTDISTIYNEPPRRPTGRTRTGTNNRRPGNIRYYAT; encoded by the exons ATGGTACAG GGGAAGAGTTCATTACCTTCGGCCCAAATATATGAGGAGTTGAATAAGGCTAAGGATACCCACAGCGATGTAGCAATAAGAGATGCAGAAAGAAGTTCCCTGAGTTCTCCCTTAGGTGGTGAGGATAAAGTGCTATCGGTCCTCGCTGCATGGAAATATGTAGCtcagaagaagaagggggaagggaataaTCAGGAATTCGGTAAatattgcaattttttttattattggtTAGGGGATAAAATACCGAGTTCCGTGGACGCTATTTTTACATTCGCGAATACTATGGGCACCGTCTATGGTGTATTGATGAAATCGGGTATTGAGAATGGGTGCCCCATAATAAACACTAGTTATAATATCACCAGAGAAATTTTcaccaaaaggaaaaaagtgttcGATTACTATGAGGACTACCAAACTATATTCGATCAATTGCCCGGAGGTCAGAATTGGTGTGGAACCGATTATAAGGAGTATATGGAAACGCTGTCTGAAGTTTATCAAGACGCTATTGCAAATTGTGGGAACGATTCAAGTGACCCATGTTGTGCTAAATATAACAGTGAGAACATTGGGTCTAATAAATATAAGGAGCTATTAGGGAAGGATTGCACTGCAGCAGCCAGTGTAGCAGGGCGGGAACTTTCAGGACTCCAAGGAACCTCGACTATTGTTTCCACAGACAGTACCACCTCCATTCCTGGTGCTGTTGGTGGTGGATTAGTTTCTGTAGCATTACCAACCATcggtttctttttatataaa tatacTAACAtatttgatggaataaaaaaatccctcTTTGGTGGCAGCAATAGGAATAGGGGAAGAAGATCTACTGGTCGACATCAACACTTTGACGGCTTGGATTCTTCCACAATGGGAGATGATTCTTCTACACTAGGAGACGACGGTTCCACCACCCtcggtggtggtggtggggaATCGTCCACCTTAGGTGGTAGCTCCACCGATATTTCGACCATATATAATGAACCACCTCGTCGACCAACCGGAAGAACACGGACAGGAACAAATAATAGAAGACCAGGAAATATACGTTATTATGCCAcgtaa
- a CDS encoding SICAvar, type I (fragment) yields the protein MLYNVRTIEREKKNNKIIFFSFYYLPFSFTFFFCSVLFFLFLGRLDRGLEKLKEAFTDNLINFQPLLAKCKEGVDKTSNPVYKTHKDVLCEYITSAVRGTYGNKKSDTGSVFSGLKRRDRCYILRICMKYLRHHSCISEDDVTKILEAMKDRVNTWTLQKGTEEKNKNAFGRCIKKPWNKNYQGENDLKCKVIKIIKDSDRGKPDQLGKIKPSGGGSGTCPMNYDNGCTNGTAVGGPAAAGGGGGVDVDSEEDSEDEDDDEDDDDGVPTPSAPAISSSLGQGIRSSSLSLPGGKGRGKGRNLPFPSLSSISFDSIHPYLPLVPSILGIITITYFLWKYFGQLGKIRRFRRSPPEIPGPSVQEQVLDHVQQDSSHEYRLVKERKPRSAPTRTKRSGRDPAGSGRVNRRTIIEIHFEVLDECQKGDTQVNQKDFLELLVQEFMGSEFMEEEQVPKEEVLMEHVPILGSRLMV from the exons atgttatataaTGTTAGGACCatcgaaagggagaaaaaaaataataaaataatttttttttccttttattaccttccattttctttcactttttttttttgttctgttcttttttttctttttttaggcAGATTAGATAGAGGATTAGAGAAACTTAAGGAAGCATTTACAGACAACCTAATTAATTTTCAGCCGCTCCTTGCAAAATGCAAGGAGGGAGTAGATAAAACTAGTAATCCCGTCTATAAAACACATAAAGATGTTTTATGTGAATATATAACTTCTGCTGTTAGAGGTACTTAcgggaataaaaaatctgATACAGGTTCTGTGTTCAGTGGTTTAAAACGTAGGGATCGTTGTTATATTTTAAGAATATGTATGAAATATTTAAGGCACCACTCTTGTATATCGGAGGATGATGTTACTAAGATTTTAGAGGCAATGAAAGATCGAGTTAATACTTGGACATTACAGAAAGGAAcggaggaaaagaataaaaatgctTTTGGTAGGTGTATAAAAAAACCatggaataaaaattatcaGGGAGAAAATGATTTAAAGTGTAaagtaattaaaataattaaggaTAGTGATAGAGGTAAACCGGACCAATTAGGGAAGATCAAACCATCAGGGGGAGGAAGTGGAACTTGCCCTATGAATTATGACAACGGTTGTACTAACGGCACCGCAGTTGGCGGCCCTGCCGCCGCAGGTGGAGGCGGCGGCGTCGACGTGGACAGCGAAGAAGATAGCGAAGacgaagatgatgatgaggatgatgatgatggtgttCCTACTCCATCAGCACCAGCAATATCGTCCTCATTAGGACAAGGGATAAGGAGTTCATCCCTATCCCTTCCAGGAGGGaaagggagggggaagggaaggaaccttcccttcccttccctttcttccatttctttcgACTCGATtcatccttaccttcctttaGTTCCTTCTATCCTTGGAATTATCACCATAACTTAtttcctttggaag TATTTTGGCCAACTGGGTAAAATAagacgtttcagaagatctcctcctgaaattcctggtccatcagtacaggaacaagtcctcgatcatgtgcaacaagatagttcacatgaatatcgattggtgaaggaacgaaaacctcgttctgctccaacaagaacaaaacgttctggtcgcgatCCTGCTGGTAgtggtcgcgtgaatcgtcgaacgattattgaaattcattttgaagtgttggatgaatgtcaaaaaggggacacacaagtgaaccagaaggattttctggaacttttggttcaagagttcatgggatcggaatttatggaagaagaacaggttcctaaggaagaagttcttatggaacATGTTCCAATTTTAGGTTCCAGGTTAATGGTTTAa
- a CDS encoding SICAvar, type I, which produces MTAGATQPGASNSCPVQDEHERIASEQRGNELRKEWQEYLGTNSQRTGLPAQGVTIPVTEVCMKQEGNSLCDRLKCARTHWELKNNGQGQPKDFWDNNVSDKLNNLFNGTTTGSTTTTSTYCNDNSMDNANKEACELITAKLEQMYQNKNGDPNKYSNQMIQCLLLKEYAKKLKKKAKEGGYCSIDKGISHAFTQIKSIMEKSGDHCKGSSAANCFECKWGNDDTTKNELDQCTIPNGTTLNAKVKDEVVKLFEGNTQTKGDEVHKTLTDFNNKNPLCERLQCLATEGQAQKGNNNFWEVGGEVAKLWQELADKVKGTNGTGSSNECDAMQNPSDKAACNFLHAGFEELYKAPDATSAAPTSPSPSGDDILSTKHPSFRQTMGCFLLHAYAKHMKSKAICNIDKGIQQAFDLWKEPKNKAPGTCSGTGKGPCVPCQWDKDKEWEKCKIKTNGPSAAEKAVKEEVEEIVKVDDPNTNSIMENINTMTTLCDHMECIASHLNSSTGQQKAKNFWEEGSGEVHKLWQELAEAMMAPSVNGQCNQMDDNGRTPTNPERKACQYLTAGFKKLKQLTPTATSKNKEYPILSEHASFVQTMGCFLLHSYAKKMESDAKCSVESGIKKAFETAGKDLKGGQCIWGGSEYESCQINAIVTNAKTEKTPVKNKLKQVKNKIDGTLTNTMKDMNETKSLCAKLQCAAGKWFEKHSKGNGGSGTDKKTWCEFWEQGVRTALQTMFKEVGMKGQSSATNPNAVCNDFGDGNVDSVERRACSYITAGLQHIKEIPNSITAKQPDGNENQLLQQAVGCIALNMYADKIIELTAKNCPIDESKIKEMFEKWNANNKIPCPTSAGNTKDCSVCDRVSNSELKNCQLSVDKNLINTPKNGSCPDDNDKDKVHTQINKFLEDKDQSPSKSISEVNTTLTSITNISTSSFCTQLQCAAKKYAEEKKGTPLSSDEFWGETSEGGQLWTELSNAMKATEGNGSGTECTTVDDNGGRDATDPEKRACNYLHVGLKQLYKPGTSTTGNNGILSGHPSLRRTLGCLLLREYAKKMKETSKCVIDSGIEKAFKAFQNNNTSCTNSNGPCIECKWEDNIDSCTVAPGTDVMQMKTKIGTLLEQKKKEMEATMKEINVMSTLCDYIRCAGPKWFKNHMKGSTGTNKKDWCDFWKEGVGDALQSMFKEIEKNGKDKSQNNKDDVCNNFGDGNDDSVERKACNHITAGLQYIKTIEGSDNGQNTNVNARAKADDIFFKQTMMCTALNLYADKIKKETDKVCPIGEDRINQMFDDWNKKNNILCSVNGVSNNNCFTCGRNEKFGSCDLLLDENLIGTPQSGQNCNNNGSDNKDVPKKMNKLLQEESKMDETLTNINEMKSSFCTQVQCAAKKWKSSKNGKNGLVGTLSWGALSDEIGKELTELLKDMNSATKQSDAAKYCNDNNPPWYKLGHKERKTNKAACLLFAAGLQHIYTHGNGRVNGPSFEQTMGCLFLKEYAKQLQTMANKKKQGNSWVHPKCDIDKGIEHAFNQSNAIMSATSPCNKNGSTNSCFVCIQNEGYETCRIGTDSVKGNVEPLLQSEQTHMQQTLENTVCPILLTDLLTPFLPLAPVSIGLSAMAYYLWKYFGPLGKGGPRFRRSPTEIPGPSVQEQVLDHVQQDSSHEYRLVKERKPRSAPTRTKRSGPVNRRTIIEIHFEVLDECQKGDTQLNQKDFLELLVQEFMGSELMEEEQVPKENVLMEEVPMERVPSLGSGLLV; this is translated from the exons ATGACGGCGGGAGCGACGCAACCGGGAGCATCGAATTCGTGTCCCGTCCAGGACGAACATGAAAGAATAGCAAGTGAGCAGAGGGGCAATGAACTAAGGAAAGAATGGCAAGAATATTTGGGTACGAATTCCCAGCGTACTGGACTACCTGCCCAAGGTGTAACCATTCCGGTAA CTGAAGTATGTATGAAGCAAGAAGGCAACAGTTTATGTGATCGACTAAAATGTGCAAGAACACATTGGGAACTGAAGAACAACGGGCAGGGACAACCGAAG GATTTCTGGGACAACAACGTCAGTGACAAATTGAACAATCTCTTTAATGGGACTACTACTGGTAGTACTACCACCACAAGTACCTATTGCAACGACAATTCTATGGACAATGCAAATAAGGAGGCTTGCGAACTCATTACTGCTAAATTAGAACAAATGTACCAAAATAAGAATGGTGACCCTAACAAATATTCTAATCAAATGATACAATGTCTTTTATTAAAGgaatatgctaaaaaattaaaaaaaaaagcaaaagaaggagggTATTGTAGCATAGATAAAGGGATAAGTCACGCTTTTACCCAAATTAAAAGCATTATGGAGAAATCAGGAGACCACTGCAAAGGTTCTAGCGCTGCtaattgttttgaatgcaaatggGGGAATGACGACACCACTAAGAACGAACTTGATCAGTGCACCATTCCCAATGGCACCACCCTCAACGCCAAAGTAAAGGACGAAGTGGTTAAATTGTTCGAAGGTAACACCCAAACGAAGGGGGACGAAGTACACAAAACCTTAACTGattttaataataaaaaccCCCTCTGTGAGCGTCTCCAATGTTTAGCAACTGAAGGACAAGCTCAAAAGGGCAAC AACAACTTCTGGGAAGTCGGCGGCGAAGTCGCCAAATTATGGCAAGAATTGGCAGATAAAGTGAAGGGGACAAATGGCACAGGCAGTTCAAATGAATGTGATGCAATGCAAAATCCGTCTGATAAGGcggcatgcaattttttgcatgccggcttcgAAGAACTGTATAAGGCGCCGGATGCGACGTCGGCGGCGCCGACGTCGCCGTCGCCGTCAGGCGACGACATCTTATCTACGAAacacccatcgtttagacaaacgatgggttgtttcttacttcacgcttatgcaaaacatatgaaAAGCAAAGCAATTTGTAATATTGATAAGGGGATACAACAGGCATTTGATTTGTGGAAGGAACCAAAGAATAAGGCACCTGGTACTTGCAGTGGCACTGGCAAGGGAccttgtgtcccttgccaatggGACAAAGACAAGGAATGGGAGAAATGCAAAATTAAGACAAATGGACCCTCTGCCGCAGAGAAGgcagtaaaggaggaagtggaagaaatTGTCAAGGTGGATGACCCAAACACTAACTCCATCATGGAGAACATAAATACCATGACCACTTTATGTGACCATATGGaatgtatagcatcccaCTTAAATTCCTCTACCGGACAGCAGAAAGCG AAGAATTTTTGGGAGGAGGGAAGTGGCGAGGTCCATAAGTTGTGGCAAGAATTAGCAGAGGCCATGATGGCACCAAGCGTAAACGGACAATGTAATCAAATGGATGATAATGGCAGAACTCCCACCAACCCTGAAAGAAAGGCATGCCAATATCTTACAGCAGGTTTCAAAAAACTGAAGCAACTTACACCGACTGCAACGTCTAAAAACAAGGAATATCCAATCTTATCCGAACAtgcatcgtttgtccaaacgatgggttgtttcttacttcattcttatgcaaaaaaaatggaaagcgaCGCCAAATGTTCAGTGGAatcaggaataaagaaagctTTCGAGACTGCTGGtaaagatttaaaggggggacaATGCATATGGGGTGGTAGCGAATATGAAAGTTGCCAAATTAACGCAATTGTCACAAATGCCAAAACAGAGAAGACGCCagtaaagaacaaattaaaacaagttaagaacaaaattgaCGGCACCCTAACTAACACCATGAAGGACATGAACGAAACAAAGTCTCTATGCGCCaaactccaatgtgccgcAGGGAAGTGGTTCGAAAAGCACAGTAAGGGTAACGGTGGTAGTGGTACTGATAagaagacttgg TGTGAATTTTGGGAGCAGGGGGTCAGAACAGCATTGCAAACAATGTTCAAGGAAGTCGGGATGAAGGGACAGAGCAGTGCAACCAACCCTAATGCTGTATGTAATGATTTTGGCGATGGTAATGttgatagtgttgaaagaagaGCATGTAGTTATATCACAGCAGGGTTACAACACATTAAAGAGATTCCAAATAGTATTACTGCCAAGCAGCCTGATGGTAATGAGAACCAACTGCTTCAACAAGCAGTgggttgtattgctcttaacatgtacgctgatAAAATAATCGAATTGACGGCGAAAAattgtcccattgatgaatctaaaataaaagaaatgtttgaaaaatggaatgcaaataataaaattcCGTGTCCGACCTCTGCTGGTAATACCAAAGATTGTTCTGTTTGTGATAGGGTATCAAACTCAGAACTTAAGAATTGCCAACTAAGTGTTGACAAAAATTTGATTAATACCCCCAAAAATGGAAGTTGCCCTGATGACAACGACAAAGACAAAGTCCACACtcaaataaacaaatttctcgaagacaaagaccaaTCCCCATCCAAATCCATCTCTGAAGTGAATACCACCTTAACTTCTATCACTAACATTTCgacctcttctttctgtactcaactccaatgtgcagcaaaaaaatacgcagaagaaaaaaagggaacaccACTATCTTCG GACGAATTCTGGGGGGAGACTAGCGAAGGAGGACAATTGTGGACAGAATTGTCCAACGCCATGAAGGCAACTGAAGGAAACGGGAGCGGAACTGAATGTACTACAGTGGATGATAATGGTGGCAGAGATGCCACGGACCCTGAAAAAagggcatgcaattatttgcatgtcGGCTTAAAACAACTGTACAAACCGGGTACCTCGACAACAGGGAACAATGGTATCCTGTCTGGACACCCATCCTTGAGACGAACGTTGGGTTGTTTACTCCTTAGggaatatgcaaagaaaatgaaagaaacaTCAAAATGTGTCATTGATTCTGGTATAGAGAAGGCATTTAAGGCAtttcaaaataataatactTCATGCACGAACAGTAATGGTCCGTGCATTGAATGTAAATGGGAAGACAATATTGACAGTTGTACCGTGGCGCCTGGCACAGATGTTATGCAAATGAAGACCAAAATTGGTACTTTGCtcgagcagaaaaaaaaagaaatggaagcaaccatgaaggaaataaatgtaaTGTCCACTTTATGCGACTACATTAGATGCGCcggacccaaatggttcaaaaacCACATGAAAGGAAGTACTGGTACTAATAAGAAggattgg tgtgacttttggaAGGAGGGCGTCGGAGACGCACTCCAGAGCATGTTCAAGGAAATCGAGAAGAATGGAAAGGACAAATCACAGAACAACAAAGATGATGTATGCAATAattttggtgatggtaatgatgatagtgttgaaagaaaagcatgtaatcatatcacggCAGGTTTACAATACATTAAAACAATTGAAGGTAGTGACAACGGCCAAAATACAAATGTAAATGCAAGAGCAAAGGCTGatgacatattttttaaacaaactatgatgtgcacAGCACTTAACCTTTAcgcagataaaataaaaaaagaaacggaCAAAGTTTGTCCCATTGGTGAAGATAGAATAAATCAGATGTTCGATgattggaataaaaaaaataatattttgtgTTCGGTTAATGGTGTcagtaataataattgttttacgtgtggaaggaatgaaaagttTGGTTCTTGCGACCTCCTCCTTGATGAAAACCTCATTGGAACACCACAAAGTGGACAAAATTGCAATAATAACGGCAGCGACAATAAAGACgtccccaaaaaaatgaataaactCCTCCAAGAAGAATCAAAAATGGACGAAACATTAACcaacataaatgaaatgaaatcttctttctgtactcaagtccaatgcgcagcaaagaaatggaaatcgtccaaaaatggcaaaaatggCCTAGTTGGAACACTATCTTGG GGTGCCTTGAGCGATGAGATCGGAAAGGAATTAACGGAACTTTTAAAAGATATGAACAGCGCTACAAAGCAGTCGGACGCTGCCAAATATTGCAATGACAACAACCCCCCATGGTATAAACTTGGccataaagaaaggaaaacaaataaagcagcttgtttgctttttgctgcaggactgcagcacatttatacCCATGGTAATGGCCGTGTTAacggcccatcgtttgaacaaacgatgggttgtttatttcttaaagaatatgcaaaacaattgcaaacaatggcaaataagaagaaacaaggaaatagttgggtacatcctaaATGTGACATAGATAAGGGCATAGAACATGCTTTCAATCAAAGTAATGCCATTATGAGTGCAACATCTCCATGCAACAAGAATGGTAGtactaattcttgttttgtgtgcatacaaAACGAAGGTTATGAAACTTGCAGAATTGGCACTGACAGTGTAAAGGGCAATGTGGAACCACTACTCCAATCAGAACAAACccatatgcaacaaacattagagaatacagtctgtcccatccttcttacggatctccttaccccttttcttcctttggctcctgtctccattGGTCTTTcggctatggcttattacctttggaag tattttggtcctcttggtaaaggaggaccacgtttcagaagatctcctactgaaattcctggtccatcagtacaagaacaagtcctcgatcatgtgcagcaagatagttcacatgaatatcgattggtgaaggaacgaaaacctcgttctgctccaactagaacgaaacgttctggtcccgtgaatcgtcgcacgattattgaaattcattttgaagtgttggatgaatgtcaaaaaggggacacacaattgaaccagaaggattttctggaacttttggttcaagagttcatgggatccgaattaatggaagaagaacaggttcctaaggaaaatgttcttatggaagaggttcctatggaacgtgttccaagtttaggttccgggttactggtttaa